Proteins from one Oncorhynchus gorbuscha isolate QuinsamMale2020 ecotype Even-year linkage group LG18, OgorEven_v1.0, whole genome shotgun sequence genomic window:
- the LOC124002653 gene encoding protein NDRG3-like isoform X1, with translation MDELQDVQLTEIKPLLTNKNSRNFQDFDCQEHDIETTHGVLHVTMRGVPKGNRPVILTYHDIGLNHKSCFNTLFNFEDMLEITQHFAVVHVDAPGQQEAAPPFPTGYQYPTMDELSEMLPSVLTQLKVNSVIGIGVGAGAYILSRFALNNPTLVEGLVLINVDPCAEGWIDWAASKLSGWTSNIVDTVMAHHFSTDELTDNQELVQTYRLHIAQDINQDNLALFCASYNGRRDLEIERPVIGLNEDTVNTLTCPSLLVVGDTSPAVEAVVECNSRLNPTKTTLFKMADCGGLPQVVQPGKLAEAFKYFVQGMGYIPYVLLSHLSNESVPTAGMTRLARSRTTSSTSITSMDSSRSRNINNLLEGANTTGGLDNQPGPQTMEVSC, from the exons GAGCATGATATCGAGACTACCCATGGTGTGCTCCATGTGACCATGAGGGGCGTTCCCAAGGGCAACCGGCCAGTCATCCTCACCTACCATGACATCGGCCTCAACC ATAAGTCATGCTTCAACACGCTGTTTAACTTTGAGGACATGCTGGAGATCACACAGCACTTTGCTGTGGTCCATGTGGACGCCCCTGGACAGCAGGAGGCGGCACCACCCTTCcccacagggtaccagtaccctaCTATGGACGAACTGTCTGAGATGCTGCCCTCGGTTTTGACTCAGCTCAA GGTGAACAGTGTGATTGGGATTGGCGTGGGAGCAGGAGCCTACATCCTATCCCGGTTTGCA CTGAACAACCCTACTCTGGTAGAGGGCCTGGTTCTGATCAACGTGGATCCGTGTGCCGAGGGATGGATCGACTGGGCTGCCTCCAAG CTCTCTGGGTGGACCAGTAACATTGTGGACACGGTGATGGCTCATCACTTCAGCACT GATGAGCTGACAGACAACCAGGAGCTGGTCCAGACCTACCGCCTTCACATCGCCCAGGACATCAATCAGGACAACCTGGCCCTCTTCTGTGCCTCCTACAACGG TCGCCGGGATCTGGAAATTGAGAGGCCAGTCATTGGTCTTAATGAGGACACAGTGAACACACTGAC gTGCCCTTCTCTGTTGGTGGTTGGAGACACATCTCCTGCAGTGGAGGCAGTG GTGGAGTGCAATTCCAGGTTAAATCCAACCAAGACTACACTGTTTAAG aTGGCTGATTGTGGAGGCTTACCTCAGGTTGTGCAG CCAGGGAAACTGGCAGAGGCCTTCAAGTACTTTGTTCAGGGTATGGGTTATA TTCCCTACGTTCTTCTCAGTCACCTGAGCAACGAATCAG TGCCCACGGCTGGAATGACTCGTCTGGCCCGATCCCGCACCACCTCCTCTACCAGCATCACCTCCATGGACAGCAGCCGCAGCCGCAACATCAACAACCTGCTGGAGGGAGCCAACACCACCGGGGGTCTGGACAACCAGCCTGGGCCCCAGACCATGGAGGTCTCCTGCTAA
- the LOC124002653 gene encoding protein NDRG3-like isoform X3 translates to MSAILDLDQIACSGNAVEHDIETTHGVLHVTMRGVPKGNRPVILTYHDIGLNHKSCFNTLFNFEDMLEITQHFAVVHVDAPGQQEAAPPFPTGYQYPTMDELSEMLPSVLTQLKVNSVIGIGVGAGAYILSRFALNNPTLVEGLVLINVDPCAEGWIDWAASKLSGWTSNIVDTVMAHHFSTDELTDNQELVQTYRLHIAQDINQDNLALFCASYNGRRDLEIERPVIGLNEDTVNTLTCPSLLVVGDTSPAVEAVVECNSRLNPTKTTLFKMADCGGLPQVVQPGKLAEAFKYFVQGMGYIPYVLLSHLSNESVPTAGMTRLARSRTTSSTSITSMDSSRSRNINNLLEGANTTGGLDNQPGPQTMEVSC, encoded by the exons GAGCATGATATCGAGACTACCCATGGTGTGCTCCATGTGACCATGAGGGGCGTTCCCAAGGGCAACCGGCCAGTCATCCTCACCTACCATGACATCGGCCTCAACC ATAAGTCATGCTTCAACACGCTGTTTAACTTTGAGGACATGCTGGAGATCACACAGCACTTTGCTGTGGTCCATGTGGACGCCCCTGGACAGCAGGAGGCGGCACCACCCTTCcccacagggtaccagtaccctaCTATGGACGAACTGTCTGAGATGCTGCCCTCGGTTTTGACTCAGCTCAA GGTGAACAGTGTGATTGGGATTGGCGTGGGAGCAGGAGCCTACATCCTATCCCGGTTTGCA CTGAACAACCCTACTCTGGTAGAGGGCCTGGTTCTGATCAACGTGGATCCGTGTGCCGAGGGATGGATCGACTGGGCTGCCTCCAAG CTCTCTGGGTGGACCAGTAACATTGTGGACACGGTGATGGCTCATCACTTCAGCACT GATGAGCTGACAGACAACCAGGAGCTGGTCCAGACCTACCGCCTTCACATCGCCCAGGACATCAATCAGGACAACCTGGCCCTCTTCTGTGCCTCCTACAACGG TCGCCGGGATCTGGAAATTGAGAGGCCAGTCATTGGTCTTAATGAGGACACAGTGAACACACTGAC gTGCCCTTCTCTGTTGGTGGTTGGAGACACATCTCCTGCAGTGGAGGCAGTG GTGGAGTGCAATTCCAGGTTAAATCCAACCAAGACTACACTGTTTAAG aTGGCTGATTGTGGAGGCTTACCTCAGGTTGTGCAG CCAGGGAAACTGGCAGAGGCCTTCAAGTACTTTGTTCAGGGTATGGGTTATA TTCCCTACGTTCTTCTCAGTCACCTGAGCAACGAATCAG TGCCCACGGCTGGAATGACTCGTCTGGCCCGATCCCGCACCACCTCCTCTACCAGCATCACCTCCATGGACAGCAGCCGCAGCCGCAACATCAACAACCTGCTGGAGGGAGCCAACACCACCGGGGGTCTGGACAACCAGCCTGGGCCCCAGACCATGGAGGTCTCCTGCTAA
- the LOC124002653 gene encoding protein NDRG3-like isoform X2, translated as MDELQDVQLTEIKPLLTNKNSRNFQDFDCQEHDIETTHGVLHVTMRGVPKGNRPVILTYHDIGLNHKSCFNTLFNFEDMLEITQHFAVVHVDAPGQQEAAPPFPTGYQYPTMDELSEMLPSVLTQLKVNSVIGIGVGAGAYILSRFALNNPTLVEGLVLINVDPCAEGWIDWAASKLSGWTSNIVDTVMAHHFSTDELTDNQELVQTYRLHIAQDINQDNLALFCASYNGRRDLEIERPVIGLNEDTVNTLTCPSLLVVGDTSPAVEAVVECNSRLNPTKTTLFKMADCGGLPQVVQPGKLAEAFKYFVQGMGYMPTAGMTRLARSRTTSSTSITSMDSSRSRNINNLLEGANTTGGLDNQPGPQTMEVSC; from the exons GAGCATGATATCGAGACTACCCATGGTGTGCTCCATGTGACCATGAGGGGCGTTCCCAAGGGCAACCGGCCAGTCATCCTCACCTACCATGACATCGGCCTCAACC ATAAGTCATGCTTCAACACGCTGTTTAACTTTGAGGACATGCTGGAGATCACACAGCACTTTGCTGTGGTCCATGTGGACGCCCCTGGACAGCAGGAGGCGGCACCACCCTTCcccacagggtaccagtaccctaCTATGGACGAACTGTCTGAGATGCTGCCCTCGGTTTTGACTCAGCTCAA GGTGAACAGTGTGATTGGGATTGGCGTGGGAGCAGGAGCCTACATCCTATCCCGGTTTGCA CTGAACAACCCTACTCTGGTAGAGGGCCTGGTTCTGATCAACGTGGATCCGTGTGCCGAGGGATGGATCGACTGGGCTGCCTCCAAG CTCTCTGGGTGGACCAGTAACATTGTGGACACGGTGATGGCTCATCACTTCAGCACT GATGAGCTGACAGACAACCAGGAGCTGGTCCAGACCTACCGCCTTCACATCGCCCAGGACATCAATCAGGACAACCTGGCCCTCTTCTGTGCCTCCTACAACGG TCGCCGGGATCTGGAAATTGAGAGGCCAGTCATTGGTCTTAATGAGGACACAGTGAACACACTGAC gTGCCCTTCTCTGTTGGTGGTTGGAGACACATCTCCTGCAGTGGAGGCAGTG GTGGAGTGCAATTCCAGGTTAAATCCAACCAAGACTACACTGTTTAAG aTGGCTGATTGTGGAGGCTTACCTCAGGTTGTGCAG CCAGGGAAACTGGCAGAGGCCTTCAAGTACTTTGTTCAGGGTATGGGTTATA TGCCCACGGCTGGAATGACTCGTCTGGCCCGATCCCGCACCACCTCCTCTACCAGCATCACCTCCATGGACAGCAGCCGCAGCCGCAACATCAACAACCTGCTGGAGGGAGCCAACACCACCGGGGGTCTGGACAACCAGCCTGGGCCCCAGACCATGGAGGTCTCCTGCTAA